One genomic segment of Nonomuraea coxensis DSM 45129 includes these proteins:
- a CDS encoding metallophosphoesterase: MIVLIFVGLILLAHYYLWYRLVRSTTVPGRLRKALTWGVVGLMLLVVATFVGTRSDFGTWLAWPGYLWLALLFYLFVFLAVLEIPRAVAAVWLRRAGRRRAPAPEPVAVLASTPVPDDVAAGLPDVAPDPGEASPAALSRRLFLGRATAAVAGAGAAATVGYGVSSALGDPVIEPVRVTLPKLDPRLSGLRFAVVSDIHLGPLTGRSHTERIVRMINGLEADVVAIVGDLVDGSVARLGPLARPLKDLESRYGAYFVTGNHEYFSPGGFAEWLDELGELGVRPLRNERVEIAHQGAVLDLAGVNDLGGATQGDGPDFAKALGGRTPGRSTVLLAHQPVQVTEAARHGVDLQLSGHTHGGQIVPFNLVVGLQQPVVSGLATVDGVQVYTTRGAGFWGPPVRVGAPPEITMVELRA, from the coding sequence GTGATTGTCCTGATCTTCGTCGGCCTCATCCTGCTGGCGCACTATTACCTGTGGTATCGGCTGGTGCGCTCGACGACGGTCCCCGGGCGGCTGCGTAAGGCGCTGACCTGGGGTGTCGTGGGGTTGATGCTGCTGGTCGTGGCGACGTTCGTCGGGACGCGGTCGGACTTCGGGACGTGGCTGGCCTGGCCGGGCTATCTGTGGCTGGCTCTGCTGTTCTACCTGTTCGTGTTCCTCGCGGTGCTGGAGATCCCGCGGGCGGTGGCGGCGGTGTGGCTGCGCCGGGCCGGGCGGCGGCGCGCGCCGGCGCCCGAGCCCGTGGCGGTGCTCGCGAGCACGCCGGTGCCGGACGACGTGGCGGCTGGCCTCCCCGACGTGGCCCCTGACCCTGGGGAGGCGTCGCCCGCCGCCTTGAGCAGGCGCCTGTTCCTCGGGCGCGCAACCGCGGCCGTCGCCGGGGCAGGCGCGGCGGCGACGGTGGGGTACGGCGTGTCGAGCGCGCTCGGCGACCCCGTCATCGAGCCGGTGCGGGTCACGCTGCCGAAGCTGGACCCGCGGCTGAGCGGGCTGCGGTTCGCCGTGGTGAGCGACATCCACCTCGGGCCGCTCACCGGCCGGTCGCACACCGAGCGCATCGTCCGCATGATCAACGGGCTGGAGGCCGACGTCGTCGCCATCGTCGGCGACCTGGTGGACGGCTCGGTCGCCCGGCTCGGCCCGCTGGCCCGGCCGCTGAAGGACCTGGAGTCGCGGTACGGGGCCTATTTCGTGACCGGCAACCACGAGTATTTCTCCCCCGGCGGCTTCGCCGAGTGGCTGGACGAGCTGGGTGAGCTGGGCGTGCGCCCGCTGCGCAACGAGCGGGTGGAGATCGCCCACCAGGGGGCGGTGCTCGACCTCGCGGGGGTCAACGACCTCGGCGGCGCCACGCAGGGCGACGGCCCGGACTTCGCGAAGGCCCTCGGCGGGCGGACCCCCGGCAGGTCCACCGTGCTGCTGGCCCACCAGCCCGTGCAGGTGACGGAAGCCGCCCGGCACGGTGTGGACCTGCAGCTCTCCGGGCACACGCACGGCGGGCAGATCGTGCCCTTCAACCTCGTGGTGGGCCTGCAGCAGCCGGTCGTGTCGGGCCTGGCCACCGTGGACGGGGTGCAGGTCTACACGACCAGGGGCGCGGGCTTCTGGGGGCCGCCGGTGCGGGTCGGCGCGCCGCCGGAGATCACGATGGTGGAGCTGCGAGCCTGA